From Chthonomonas sp., the proteins below share one genomic window:
- a CDS encoding GAF domain-containing protein yields MPLSKNSIALRPMQPEEQGPILAAILGSVDVGVMLTDLDHVTIAANEQLGRMFGFAHDDAVHEDPESVRSWVRSRIVDVEAWERNLLHVYADANHSQVDELVLQNPHQVLERHTSPVLDELGQPFARLWTFEDRTSSHHQRKVQDLLQELSLHFDPKPHVVYDKIVRSLSEFYNSTSVLSILHGDMMHFQAIASPIPEVQAMTQNELSNTYCQFCLEIDAPIIVQNALDDPRHAVILPATIGVTRYVGVPLRKPDGEIIGTLCILDHYSDVDVTDDDLRLLTVMGMRVSVELEREARLQSLERDLEAAEATMIQTEKLAVTGTLAASVAHDIRNIVSAVRLDLQDNNESADMRLSRAASHMDRFNVLAARLLSYVKPKKVARQSVHLEDVVERSVAMIERHLQVTRTALSVEFPEQLPPVQADAGRLEHLMMNLLLNALQAMPQKGEIRICGGMDENRVWMELADTGPGMSAEQVARAFEPFVSSRPDGFGLGLYSCRQIMREMDGSITCRSGVGEGTTFRLEFPR; encoded by the coding sequence ATGCCGCTGAGCAAGAACTCGATCGCCTTACGTCCGATGCAACCGGAGGAGCAAGGGCCAATTTTGGCCGCCATCCTCGGTTCGGTAGATGTCGGCGTGATGCTCACCGACCTCGATCACGTCACCATTGCCGCTAATGAGCAGCTTGGCCGGATGTTCGGCTTTGCCCACGACGACGCCGTTCACGAAGATCCTGAATCAGTCCGCAGTTGGGTGCGCTCGCGCATCGTGGATGTCGAAGCGTGGGAGCGCAACCTGTTGCACGTTTACGCCGATGCCAACCACTCTCAAGTGGACGAGCTTGTGTTGCAGAATCCTCACCAAGTCCTAGAGCGCCACACCAGCCCCGTGCTCGACGAGCTCGGTCAGCCGTTTGCCCGCCTGTGGACCTTTGAGGACCGCACCTCCAGCCACCACCAGCGCAAGGTCCAAGACCTGCTGCAGGAGCTGAGCCTCCACTTCGACCCGAAGCCGCACGTGGTGTACGACAAGATCGTGCGCTCGCTGAGCGAGTTCTACAATTCCACCAGCGTGTTGAGCATTCTCCATGGTGACATGATGCATTTTCAGGCCATCGCCAGCCCGATTCCCGAAGTGCAAGCGATGACCCAAAACGAGCTGAGCAACACGTATTGCCAATTCTGTTTGGAGATTGATGCCCCCATCATTGTGCAAAACGCACTCGACGATCCGCGCCACGCCGTGATTCTGCCGGCGACCATCGGCGTCACCCGCTATGTGGGCGTTCCCTTGAGAAAGCCCGACGGCGAGATCATCGGCACCCTCTGCATTCTTGACCACTATTCCGACGTCGACGTGACCGACGACGACCTGCGCCTGCTCACGGTGATGGGTATGCGCGTGAGCGTGGAACTCGAGCGCGAAGCGCGTCTGCAATCGTTGGAACGCGACTTGGAGGCGGCCGAGGCCACCATGATCCAAACCGAAAAGCTGGCCGTGACCGGCACTTTGGCCGCAAGCGTGGCGCACGACATCCGCAACATCGTCAGCGCCGTACGTCTTGATTTGCAAGACAACAACGAGTCGGCCGACATGCGCCTAAGCCGCGCTGCCAGCCACATGGACCGCTTCAACGTGCTGGCGGCGAGACTGCTTTCCTATGTGAAGCCAAAAAAAGTGGCTCGCCAATCGGTGCATCTGGAAGATGTTGTCGAGCGTTCGGTCGCCATGATCGAGCGGCATCTGCAAGTGACGCGCACCGCGCTTTCGGTGGAGTTTCCCGAACAGCTGCCGCCGGTGCAAGCTGACGCCGGGCGCCTTGAGCACCTGATGATGAACCTGCTGCTCAACGCGCTGCAAGCCATGCCACAAAAGGGCGAGATTCGCATTTGCGGCGGCATGGACGAAAACCGCGTGTGGATGGAGCTTGCCGATACCGGCCCGGGCATGAGCGCCGAACAGGTGGCGCGCGCCTTTGAACCCTTTGTGAGCTCCCGGCCCGACGGTTTTGGGCTGGGCCTTTATAGCTGTCGCCAAATAATGCGCGAGATGGATGGTTCCATTACGTGCCGATCTGGCGTTGGAGAAGGAACAACCTTCCGGTTGGAGTTTCCGAGATGA
- a CDS encoding DUF4394 domain-containing protein produces the protein MKTRVLMMAVLGIAAAASQAATVFGLSTRNELVRFDSATPGTLQQASFIQGLASNESLVGMDFRPANGTLYGVGSFGRIYTINTSNGMATFVSSIVNGTTGAPISLMGTEFGIDFNPVPDRLRITSNLGQNLRINVATGGTTIDGTLNQAVGTPYIVASAYTNSFAGATTTTLYNIDSASDMLTIQTPPNNGTQVNVGMLGMNVSALAGMDILTVGSTNTAYAALQVAGMQGSRFAMINLATGAATDIGMIGMEQTSDSLAIRDIAVMPVPEPASVLVMGLGAAALLLRRRR, from the coding sequence ATGAAAACTCGTGTTTTGATGATGGCTGTGCTGGGAATCGCCGCGGCCGCCAGTCAAGCCGCAACCGTTTTTGGTCTGAGTACCCGAAACGAGTTGGTGCGCTTCGACTCGGCGACACCGGGGACTTTGCAGCAAGCCTCGTTCATTCAAGGTCTTGCCTCCAACGAATCGTTGGTCGGTATGGATTTCCGACCCGCGAACGGCACGCTTTACGGCGTCGGTTCGTTTGGTCGCATTTACACCATCAACACCAGCAACGGTATGGCGACCTTCGTGTCGTCGATCGTGAACGGTACGACTGGCGCGCCGATCAGCCTGATGGGCACCGAATTCGGCATCGACTTCAACCCGGTTCCGGACCGCCTCCGCATCACAAGCAACCTGGGCCAAAACCTGCGCATCAACGTGGCAACCGGTGGAACCACCATCGACGGCACGCTGAACCAAGCAGTCGGTACGCCCTACATCGTGGCTTCGGCTTACACCAACAGCTTTGCTGGTGCAACCACCACTACGCTGTATAACATCGACTCGGCTTCGGACATGTTGACGATTCAAACCCCGCCGAACAATGGCACGCAAGTGAACGTTGGCATGTTGGGTATGAACGTGAGCGCACTGGCGGGCATGGATATCCTGACCGTCGGTAGCACCAACACGGCCTACGCCGCCCTCCAGGTCGCTGGTATGCAAGGTTCGCGATTCGCGATGATTAACCTCGCTACGGGTGCCGCCACCGATATCGGCATGATCGGAATGGAACAAACCAGCGACTCGCTGGCCATTCGCGACATCGCCGTGATGCCCGTGCCCGAACCGGCTTCGGTTCTGGTGATGGGTCTTGGCGCCGCCGCTCTTCTCCTGCGGCGACGACGCTAA